One stretch of Cloacibacillus sp. DNA includes these proteins:
- a CDS encoding asparaginase domain-containing protein: MKEVLIISTGGTIVSVDHGNGAVPDSDAALGILQRAGEFLSEKGYSYSVEAVFGEAGCDSSDISPAEWLTLTQRVNEAVLRGVKKILIIHGTDTMAYTAAWLSLTADPDAAVVLTGSQRTPGAPDFDGESNLHGAARLLCGVKRGVFIHFDGRDYEGAFVHKEDAEVLSAYVSTGYGALPRNGIYRALDGKETEWRAAAAGLSLVTLHPAVLPRFDLCKILILAGYGAGNMPQRLRLQLAESFPAGGRRPLIIAASSCARGRKNPAFYGGVGIAELAQESFSIFSQGSYSLEFLIALSYLSLLVSPEEPENILQLYLEKF; encoded by the coding sequence ATGAAAGAGGTGCTGATAATCTCCACCGGCGGCACCATCGTCTCAGTCGACCATGGAAATGGCGCGGTGCCGGATTCAGATGCCGCTCTCGGCATTCTTCAAAGGGCGGGGGAGTTCCTCAGCGAAAAAGGATATTCTTACAGTGTGGAGGCTGTTTTTGGCGAGGCAGGATGCGACAGCTCCGACATCTCTCCCGCTGAATGGCTGACGCTTACGCAGAGGGTAAACGAAGCGGTCCTGCGCGGGGTAAAAAAGATTCTCATAATCCATGGGACCGATACGATGGCCTATACCGCCGCTTGGCTTTCGCTCACAGCCGACCCGGACGCCGCGGTGGTGCTCACCGGCAGCCAGCGGACGCCTGGGGCTCCCGATTTTGACGGAGAATCCAACCTCCACGGAGCGGCAAGGCTTCTCTGCGGCGTGAAGCGCGGCGTATTCATCCACTTTGACGGCCGGGATTACGAGGGGGCCTTTGTACATAAGGAGGACGCCGAGGTGCTCTCCGCCTATGTATCTACCGGATACGGCGCACTGCCGCGAAACGGGATATACCGCGCCCTCGATGGTAAAGAGACTGAATGGCGCGCCGCCGCAGCAGGGCTGTCGCTTGTCACGCTGCATCCCGCGGTCCTGCCGCGCTTTGATCTTTGTAAGATACTTATCCTAGCCGGATACGGCGCGGGGAATATGCCGCAGAGGCTGCGCCTGCAGCTGGCGGAAAGTTTTCCGGCTGGAGGCCGCAGGCCGCTCATCATCGCGGCCAGTTCGTGCGCCCGCGGCCGAAAAAACCCCGCCTTTTACGGCGGCGTCGGCATCGCGGAGCTGGCGCAAGAGAGTTTTTCCATTTTTAGTCAGGGAAGCTATTCCCTTGAGTTCCTGATTGCATTATCATATCTTTCATTATTAGTTTCACCGGAAGAGCCGGAAAATATTTTGCAATTATATTTGGAAAAATTTTAA
- a CDS encoding glutamine--tRNA ligase/YqeY domain fusion protein has protein sequence MASENKNQNFIEEIITKDLENGTVNEVVTRFPPEPNGYLHIGHAKSICLNFGMAAQFGGRCNLRFDDTNPAKEETEYVEAIMEDVKWLGFEWAELRYASDYFEQFYKWALDLIKAGKAYVDDQNAEEIRANRGTLTKPGADSPYRDRSVEENLELFAKMTAGEFEEGSHVLRAKIDMASSNLNLRDPVIYRILKREHHRTGAKWCVYPMYDFAHGYEDAIEGVTHSICTLEFQDHRPLYDWFIANVDVPHVPHQYEFARLNLTYTVMSKRKLLELVSLGIVDGWDDPRMPTISGFRRRGYTAAAIRRFCREIGVAKADSMVEVELLQHCLREELNKTARRGMAVLNPLKVVLENWPDGFVDELPAENNPEDPEAGSRKVKIGKEIYIEREDFMEEPVKGFFRLSPGKEVRLKHAYIIKCGEVIKDAAGNVTELRCSVDMESRGGDAPDGRKIKGTLHWVWGGDAVKARVNLYGHLFTLRNMNDMEDGKDYKDYLDPQSCVVMEEALVEPTLAQAAPLDKFQFLRHGYFCADSATTPERPVFNLTVSLKDSWGKEQKR, from the coding sequence ATGGCTTCAGAAAATAAGAATCAGAATTTTATCGAGGAGATAATAACCAAAGACCTTGAAAACGGTACGGTCAACGAGGTGGTCACGAGATTCCCACCGGAGCCTAACGGCTATCTCCACATCGGGCACGCGAAATCCATCTGCCTTAACTTTGGCATGGCCGCGCAGTTTGGCGGCAGGTGCAACCTTCGCTTTGACGACACAAACCCCGCGAAAGAGGAGACGGAGTATGTCGAGGCGATCATGGAGGACGTCAAGTGGCTGGGTTTCGAGTGGGCCGAGCTGCGCTACGCCTCAGACTATTTTGAACAGTTTTATAAGTGGGCGCTCGACCTCATAAAGGCCGGCAAAGCCTATGTCGACGACCAGAACGCGGAGGAGATACGCGCCAACCGCGGCACGCTGACGAAGCCCGGAGCCGACTCGCCTTACAGAGACCGCAGTGTGGAAGAGAACCTTGAACTCTTCGCGAAGATGACGGCGGGAGAATTTGAAGAGGGCAGCCACGTCCTGCGCGCGAAGATCGACATGGCGAGCAGCAACCTCAACCTGCGCGACCCCGTTATCTACCGCATCCTCAAACGCGAGCACCACCGTACAGGCGCTAAATGGTGCGTCTACCCGATGTACGACTTCGCCCACGGCTACGAGGACGCCATCGAGGGCGTCACCCATTCCATCTGCACCCTTGAATTCCAGGACCACCGCCCCCTCTACGACTGGTTCATAGCCAACGTGGACGTTCCGCATGTGCCGCACCAGTATGAATTCGCGCGCCTTAACCTTACCTACACGGTGATGAGCAAACGCAAGCTGCTTGAGCTTGTCTCTCTCGGCATCGTCGACGGCTGGGACGACCCGCGCATGCCGACGATTTCCGGTTTCCGCCGCCGCGGCTATACCGCCGCCGCCATCCGCCGCTTCTGCCGCGAGATCGGCGTCGCGAAGGCCGACAGCATGGTCGAGGTCGAGCTTCTGCAGCACTGCCTGCGCGAAGAGCTCAACAAGACGGCGCGGCGCGGCATGGCGGTACTGAATCCGCTCAAGGTGGTGCTTGAAAACTGGCCAGATGGTTTTGTCGACGAGCTTCCCGCCGAGAACAATCCCGAGGACCCCGAGGCCGGCAGCCGCAAAGTGAAGATCGGCAAAGAGATCTATATAGAGCGTGAAGATTTCATGGAGGAGCCGGTGAAGGGCTTCTTCCGCCTGTCGCCCGGCAAAGAGGTGCGCCTCAAACACGCCTATATCATCAAGTGCGGCGAGGTGATCAAGGACGCGGCGGGGAATGTCACGGAGCTGCGCTGCTCGGTCGACATGGAGAGCCGCGGCGGTGACGCCCCCGACGGACGCAAGATAAAAGGCACGCTCCACTGGGTGTGGGGCGGTGACGCCGTGAAGGCGAGAGTCAACCTCTACGGACACCTCTTCACACTGCGCAATATGAACGACATGGAAGATGGCAAAGACTATAAGGATTACCTTGACCCGCAGTCATGTGTGGTCATGGAAGAGGCCCTTGTGGAGCCCACGCTCGCGCAGGCCGCGCC